One part of the Stigmatella aurantiaca genome encodes these proteins:
- a CDS encoding DUF2270 domain-containing protein, which produces MRPTARDNEALKPLPISDTAMVHLYRGELGRSDNWRTRLDTTTNWALTTTAAVISFGFANTSSPHVTFLVGIWMVISFLLIEARRYRYYDLWNRRVRLLEDGYWAPMLRHEPVDPDSLRELAQELARPQLQLSLISAISTRLNRAYGPILIVLLLSWFVKVYSHPQAPGTFQEFVERAHVGPVPGELIMSLIAGMSLLAIYMFVSSFFVRAPLGELRSRPRGRRAALWESFYRPYALNRARRRAPRPPPASPPLPPEL; this is translated from the coding sequence ATGCGACCCACGGCACGAGACAACGAGGCGCTGAAGCCGCTGCCCATCTCCGACACGGCGATGGTGCACCTCTACCGGGGCGAGCTGGGCCGTTCTGACAACTGGCGGACACGCCTCGACACGACGACCAACTGGGCGCTCACCACCACCGCGGCCGTCATCTCCTTCGGCTTCGCCAACACCTCCAGCCCCCACGTCACGTTCCTGGTGGGCATCTGGATGGTGATTTCCTTCCTGCTCATCGAGGCGCGGCGCTACCGGTACTACGACTTGTGGAACCGCCGGGTCCGCCTGCTGGAGGACGGCTACTGGGCCCCCATGCTCCGCCATGAGCCGGTGGACCCGGACTCCCTGCGCGAGCTGGCCCAGGAGCTGGCCCGGCCCCAGCTCCAGCTTTCGCTGATCTCCGCCATTTCCACGCGGCTCAACCGCGCCTATGGCCCCATCCTCATCGTCCTGCTGCTGAGCTGGTTCGTGAAGGTCTACAGCCACCCGCAGGCCCCCGGCACCTTCCAGGAGTTCGTGGAGCGGGCCCACGTGGGCCCCGTCCCAGGGGAGCTCATCATGAGCCTGATCGCCGGCATGAGCCTGCTGGCCATCTACATGTTCGTCTCCTCGTTCTTCGTCCGCGCGCCGCTGGGCGAGCTGCGCTCGCGTCCCCGGGGCCGGCGCGCCGCGCTGTGGGAGTCCTTCTACCGGCCCTACGCCCTGAACCGGGCCCGGCGCCGGGCCCCCAGGCCCCCGCCCGCCTCGCCGCCCCTGCCCCCGGAGCTGTGA
- a CDS encoding hybrid sensor histidine kinase/response regulator, with protein MLACLPPLGRGGGHAHLEALTVNTKTAIELLAQVLDKERERVARLWAKRLREELYEVEVPGKDLRAPLRQLLDELVRLLQDRGEDALRLWPEVVRSHGAFRYDQRFEPDDLAREFKALASVLMRVYVRCEGELPYEVADLINELTSEAGASAQASYARVLRTESVRFREAAVMESVLYHVEVGILLAEVDGGVSFATQPVSRLLGVPIRSVVGGRALTSLAPVLAQVNAHHPGGEPFRVADMPFMRALKEQKPVRGVMMDVERPGGGVASLEMSATPIWEEGGELAGVIQTFSDRTEATRKSRELSTAQDELRRLQGQLLQRTRAQSLGQLASGAAHALNNFLNVVRLRVTLLRREFKPEHLDALDRTVGQIGGLVSRLQEFNVQRTEEHLTDVELDTAVREALELMRGELERGEHPLEVTLQLGAPGTVRADAGFLRELVVTLLLSARDRMAQAGRLTLTTQKEGTGELSLRIQDEGPPFPVESLAQLFDPLTREAGAPQSALQLAVVKDQVRRWGGELTVENVDGGKGGTFVVRLPRAREAHEEALPAGRRMEGPRRFQQTRRVLVVDDDLDNARMMAEVLGEEGYDVQLAQSAEVALQLWERRRYDAALLDAVMPDVSGWELARELRQRTPHALLAIVTGMDVRGQNRSTLALVDAVFRKPIDMGALDEFLSQSDAPEPSPPEDGPGESVGPGAPNP; from the coding sequence ATGCTCGCCTGCCTGCCCCCGCTGGGCAGGGGGGGCGGCCATGCACACCTTGAGGCGCTGACGGTGAACACCAAGACTGCCATCGAGCTGCTGGCCCAGGTCCTCGATAAGGAACGCGAGCGCGTCGCGCGCCTGTGGGCCAAGCGCCTGCGCGAGGAGCTGTACGAGGTGGAGGTGCCGGGCAAGGACCTCCGGGCCCCCTTGCGCCAGCTCCTGGACGAGCTGGTGCGCCTGCTCCAGGACCGCGGGGAGGACGCGCTGCGGCTGTGGCCCGAGGTGGTCCGCTCCCACGGGGCCTTCCGGTATGACCAGCGCTTCGAGCCCGATGACCTGGCGCGCGAGTTCAAGGCGCTCGCCTCGGTGCTCATGCGCGTGTACGTGCGGTGCGAGGGGGAGCTGCCCTACGAAGTCGCCGACCTCATCAACGAGCTGACCAGCGAGGCGGGCGCCTCCGCGCAGGCCTCCTACGCGCGGGTGCTGAGGACCGAGTCGGTGCGCTTCCGCGAGGCGGCGGTGATGGAGTCGGTGCTCTACCACGTGGAGGTGGGCATCCTCCTGGCGGAGGTGGATGGGGGCGTCTCCTTCGCCACGCAGCCCGTCAGCCGCCTGCTGGGCGTGCCCATCCGCTCGGTGGTGGGGGGCCGGGCCCTCACCTCGCTGGCCCCGGTGCTCGCCCAGGTGAATGCGCACCACCCCGGGGGAGAGCCGTTCCGGGTGGCGGACATGCCCTTCATGCGCGCGCTCAAGGAGCAGAAGCCGGTGCGCGGGGTGATGATGGACGTGGAGCGCCCGGGCGGCGGGGTGGCCAGCCTGGAGATGAGCGCGACCCCCATCTGGGAAGAGGGCGGGGAGCTGGCCGGCGTCATCCAGACGTTCTCGGACCGCACGGAGGCCACCCGCAAGAGCCGGGAGCTGAGCACCGCCCAGGACGAGCTGCGCCGGTTGCAGGGCCAGCTCCTCCAGCGGACCCGGGCCCAGTCCCTGGGCCAGCTCGCCAGCGGCGCCGCGCACGCGCTCAACAACTTCCTCAACGTGGTGCGCCTGCGCGTCACGCTGCTGCGCCGCGAGTTCAAGCCCGAGCACCTGGACGCGCTGGACCGGACGGTGGGGCAGATTGGCGGCCTGGTGAGCCGGCTCCAGGAATTCAACGTGCAGCGCACCGAGGAGCACCTCACCGACGTGGAGCTGGACACGGCGGTGCGCGAGGCCCTGGAGCTGATGCGCGGCGAGCTGGAGCGGGGCGAGCACCCGCTCGAGGTGACGCTCCAGCTGGGCGCCCCCGGCACCGTGCGGGCGGATGCCGGCTTTCTGCGGGAGCTGGTGGTGACGCTGCTGCTGTCGGCCCGGGACCGGATGGCGCAGGCGGGGCGGTTGACGCTGACCACCCAGAAGGAAGGGACCGGCGAGCTGAGCCTGCGCATCCAGGACGAGGGGCCTCCCTTCCCCGTGGAGTCCCTGGCCCAGCTGTTCGATCCGCTCACCCGGGAGGCCGGGGCGCCCCAGTCCGCGCTGCAACTGGCGGTGGTGAAGGACCAGGTGCGCCGGTGGGGCGGCGAGCTGACGGTGGAGAACGTTGACGGGGGCAAAGGGGGCACGTTCGTGGTGCGGCTGCCGCGGGCGCGCGAGGCGCACGAGGAGGCGCTGCCCGCGGGCCGGCGCATGGAGGGGCCGCGCCGCTTCCAGCAGACGCGCCGGGTGCTGGTGGTGGACGACGACCTGGACAACGCGCGGATGATGGCGGAGGTGCTCGGCGAGGAGGGCTACGACGTGCAGCTCGCCCAGAGCGCGGAGGTGGCGCTCCAGCTCTGGGAGCGGCGCCGGTATGACGCGGCGCTGCTGGACGCGGTGATGCCGGACGTGTCGGGCTGGGAGCTGGCGCGCGAGCTGCGCCAGCGCACGCCGCACGCGCTGCTGGCCATCGTCACGGGCATGGACGTGCGGGGACAGAACCGCTCCACCCTGGCTCTGGTGGACGCCGTGTTCCGCAAGCCCATCGACATGGGCGCGCTCGACGAGTTCCTCTCGCAGTCCGATGCGCCCGAGCCCTCGCCGCCGGAGGACGGGCCGGGGGAATCCGTTGGGCCCGGCGCTCCGAACCCGTAG
- a CDS encoding tetratricopeptide repeat protein — translation MSPDLERLRRKVEAGERLSAAELDALRGAAQGSAGPTLWLTVAHALINAEANREALPLLERLRKDFPKDLQVRLGRARALLGLERYGDAEEALGEALALSPGDPEALKVLAVLAMRRGENARAQAHVAQVLERDPFDTEARLLKEELETGALSAPPPGEEQVLRPEFNAALAAALRRAGVAFRLQGRDVLVKQAGGEVARVDVASLFAAYGGNRQELAAYVDGLAARLGGLGTGGPEAPEAWLARLRPVLRPVGFEAQAAGALFRLGPAGLEVFYVLEDAEFVRYLPAARLGAVGLTAEAVDRAAWRNLEAHPAEVRPAVLDRGEVRLAETFSGLWLLAEGDGYDGARLLTAEQRRRLRLHAGDGPLRVSLGRREYALVCRESDAAECEALARLGHSPDGIAGLFRLTEEGLLPVPSPR, via the coding sequence GTGAGTCCGGACCTGGAGCGCCTCCGCCGCAAGGTGGAGGCCGGTGAGCGCCTGAGTGCCGCGGAGCTGGACGCCCTGCGCGGGGCCGCCCAGGGCAGCGCGGGCCCCACGCTGTGGCTGACGGTGGCCCATGCCCTCATCAATGCCGAGGCGAACCGCGAGGCGCTGCCCCTGCTGGAGCGGCTGCGGAAGGATTTCCCGAAGGACTTGCAGGTGCGCCTGGGCCGGGCCCGGGCCCTGCTGGGCCTGGAGCGGTACGGCGACGCGGAGGAGGCGCTGGGCGAGGCGCTGGCGCTGAGCCCCGGAGACCCGGAGGCGCTCAAGGTCCTGGCGGTGCTGGCGATGCGCCGGGGCGAAAACGCCCGGGCCCAGGCCCACGTGGCGCAGGTGCTGGAGCGGGACCCGTTCGACACGGAGGCCCGCTTATTAAAGGAGGAGCTGGAGACAGGAGCGCTCTCCGCGCCGCCGCCGGGCGAGGAGCAGGTGCTGCGCCCGGAGTTCAACGCCGCGCTGGCGGCGGCGCTGCGGAGGGCAGGGGTGGCGTTCCGGCTCCAGGGGCGGGACGTGCTCGTGAAGCAGGCGGGAGGCGAGGTGGCCCGGGTCGACGTGGCCTCGCTGTTCGCGGCCTACGGCGGGAACCGGCAGGAGCTGGCCGCCTACGTGGACGGGCTGGCCGCGCGGCTGGGCGGGCTGGGCACCGGAGGACCGGAGGCGCCGGAGGCCTGGCTGGCCCGGCTGCGGCCCGTGCTGCGGCCGGTGGGCTTCGAGGCGCAGGCGGCGGGGGCGCTCTTCCGGCTGGGGCCCGCGGGCCTGGAGGTGTTCTACGTCCTGGAGGACGCGGAGTTCGTGCGCTACCTGCCCGCCGCCCGGCTGGGCGCGGTGGGGCTGACGGCGGAGGCGGTGGACCGGGCGGCCTGGCGCAACCTGGAGGCACACCCGGCGGAGGTACGCCCGGCGGTGCTGGACCGGGGCGAGGTGCGCCTGGCGGAGACGTTCAGCGGGCTGTGGCTCCTGGCCGAGGGGGACGGCTACGACGGCGCCCGGCTGCTCACGGCGGAGCAGCGGAGGCGGTTGCGGCTCCACGCGGGGGACGGGCCGCTGCGGGTGAGCCTGGGCCGGCGGGAGTATGCGCTGGTATGCCGCGAGTCGGACGCGGCCGAGTGCGAGGCCCTGGCGCGGCTGGGCCACTCCCCGGATGGCATTGCCGGCCTCTTCCGCCTCACGGAGGAGGGCCTGCTGCCTGTCCCTAGCCCGCGGTAG